From a region of the Salminus brasiliensis chromosome 4, fSalBra1.hap2, whole genome shotgun sequence genome:
- the dnajb12a gene encoding dnaJ homolog subfamily B member 12a translates to MESNKDEAERCIEISLTALRDNQHDRARRFLEKAQKLFPTEKAKRLLESIAQNGNTHGSAHNCGEGDSAGVRHRTNSAADQTSGGESATDGAKSYTPDQLDAVKRIKKCKDYYEILGVSKDASEDDLKKAYRKLALKFHPDKNHAPGATEAFKAIGNAYAVLSNTEKRKQYNLYGEEKVHQSRHGHSHRSFEADISPEDLFNMFFGGGFPSSNVHVYSNGRMRFGHNHRQERREQQRDGSLALFVQLMPILILIIVSALSQMMVSSPPYSLSHRPSSGHTNRRQTTTLKVPYYVGDHFSEEYSGLNLKNIEQSVEEDYISNLRNNCWKEKQQKEGLLYRARYFGDSDLYQRAQKMGTPSCSKLSDIQVLLHGH, encoded by the exons ATGGAATCAAACAAGGACGAAGCGGAGCGATGCATCGAGATTTCCCTCACAGCCCTGAGAGACAACCAGCACGACAGAGCCAGGAGGTTCCTGGAGAAGGCACAGAAGCTGTTTCCCACCGAGAAGGCGAAAC GTTTATTAGAGTCTATAGCCCAAAATGGAAACACACATGGCAGTGCTCATAACTGTGGAGAGGGTGACAGCGCTGGAGTACGACACCGAACCAACAGTGCTGCAGATCAGACGTCAGGAGGAGAAAGTGCCACTGATGGAGCCAAGTCGTACACACCAGATCAGCTGGACGCAGTCAAAAG GATAAAAAAGTGCAAAGACTATTATGAGATCCTTGGAGTCAGCAAAGATGCCTCAGAAGATGATCTGAAAAAAGCTTATCGAAAACTGGCTTTGAAATTCCATCCAGATAAAAACCATGCCCCTGGTGCTACAGAGGCGTTTAAAg CTATAGGAAATGCATATGCCGTTCTTAGTAACACCGAGAAGCGGAAGCAATACAACCTTTATGGTGAGGAGAAAGTCCACCAATCACGTCATGGCCATTCTCATCGTAGCTTTGAGGCAGATATTTCTCCTGAGGATCTCTTCAACATGTTTTTTGGTGGTGGATTTCCATCTA GTAATGTCCATGTCTACAGTAATGGCAGGATGAGATTTGGGCATAACCACCGACAAGAACGAAGAGAACAACAGAGAGAT GGAAGCCTTGCTTTGTTTGTTCAGCTGATgcccatcctcatcctcatcataGTTTCAGCACTCAGCCAAATGATGGTTTCCAGCCCTCCCTACAGTCTTAGCCACAGACC ATCTTCGGGCCACACAAACAGACGACAGACCACTACTCTGAAGGTGCCTTACTATGTTGGAGACCACTTTTCAGAGGAATATAGTGGACTAAATCTAAAGAATATTGAACAGAGTGTGGAGGAGGACTACATTTCAAATCTTAGAAACAATTGttggaaagaaaaacaacaga AGGAAGGGTTGTTGTATCGAGCACGTTATTTTGGAGATTCAGACCTGTACCAAAGGGCACAGAAGATGGGTACACCCAGCTGCTCAAAGCTTTCAGACATTCAAGTGCTGTTGCATGGACACTGA
- the trmt2b gene encoding tRNA (uracil-5-)-methyltransferase homolog B gives MHLRKVLALLQRAGDLQRCYNVLVKATVSCAAVNHRSLSSSSTEKKSRIKPLRPTGWKSLSWEERLADAVTPLWRMSYEEQLQWKQEQQHKILLQMTNEVLQGSSITSNKGELHFPLLPIIPSPVRDGYRNKSTFSVNRGVDGNPKTVGFYVGTGKGGNIVCVHADHLCNMPAKHKLVGRCYEDFIRVSKLKPCILFDDGGHWREITVRTNSAGSTMAIVYFHPQNLSPEEINVHKTAVMKYFTEGPGAVCQLDSLYFQENTKTRCSNEESPYQLLHGEPYIYEEILGFKFRISADSFFQVNRGAAEALYKTIAELNKACENGTLLDICCGTGAIGISLSTRMKKVIGVELIEQAVEDAKHNAVLNGIQNCEFLSGKAEAVLPKLIPNLCSEGGLTAIVNPSRAGLHYRVIRALRNCTDIRRLIFISCKPEGEAMRNFRELCGKLDWKKKLTGEAFRPTLAIPLDMFPHTPHCELVLVFER, from the coding sequence ATGCACCTGAGGAAGGTATTAGCATTGCTGCAACGTGCTGGTGACCTACAGCGCTGTTATAATGTGCTGGTTAAAGCAACTGTTAGCTGTGCAGCAGTCAATCACAGATCACTTTCTTCTAGCAGCACTGAAAAGAAATCAAGAATAAAGCCACTCAGGCCGACAGGCTGGAAGTCTCTTTCTTGGGAGGAAAGACTAGCCGATGCTGTGACTCCCCTGTGGAGAATGAGCTATGAAGAGCAGCTCCAGTGGAAACAGGAACAACAGCACAAGATCTTACTTCAGATGACAAATGAGGTTCTACAGGGTTCATCTATCACATCTAACAAAGGAGAGCTCCATTTTCCACTACTGCCCATCATTCCCTCACCAGTGAGGGACGGATACCGCAATAAATCAACCTTCTCTGTCAACAGAGGAGTCGATGGAAATCCAAAGACTGTTGGATTTTATGTTGGCACTGGAAAAGGTGGAAACAttgtttgtgttcatgctgACCACCTTTGTAACATGCCAGCAAAGCACAAACTGGTTGGAAGATGTTATGAAGATTTCATACGTGTCTCGAAACTGAAGCCCTGCATTTTGTTTGATGATGGGGGGCACTGGAGAGAAATTACAGTGAGAACAAACTCTGCCGGTAGCACCATGGCTATAGTATACTTCCATCCACAAAACCTAAGTCCTGAGGAGATAAATGTCCATAAAACAGCTGTAATGAAGTATTTCACTGAAGGTCCTGGGGCAGTTTGCCAGCTGGACTCCCTTTATTTCCAGGAAAATACCAAGACCAGATGTAGTAATGAAGAATCTCCATACCAGCTTCTGCATGGGGAGCCCTACATCTATGAGGAGATACTTGGGTTCAAGTTCCGCATCTCTGCTGATTCCTTCTTTCAGGTGAACAGAGGAGCAGCAGAAGCCCTGTACAAAACCATAGCAGAGCTGAACAAAGCCTGTGAAAATGGCACACTGTTGGATATATGCTGCGGGACAGGAGCTATTGGCATCTCGTTATCTACAAGAATGAAGAAGGTCATCGGTGTCGAGCTCATTGAGCAGGCTGTGGAGGATGCAAAACACAATGCTGTTCTAAATGGCATTCAGAACTGTGAGTTTCTCTCAGGAAAAGCTGAGGCTGTTCTTCCCAAGCTGATACCCAACTTGTGCTCTGAGGGTGGGCTCACAGCTATTGTGAATCCTTCCAGGGCAGGCCTGCATTACAGGGTGATCCGAGCCCTGCGCAACTGCACAGACATACGAAGACTCATCTTCATATCCTGCAAGCCAGAAGGAGAGGCTATGAGAAACTTCAGGGAGCTTTGTGGGAAACTAGATTGGAAGAAGAAGTTAACAGGAGAGGCCTTTAGACCAACATTGGCTATCCCATTGGACATGTttccacacacacctcactgtGAACTCGTGCTTGTGTTTGAACGATAA
- the scdb gene encoding stearoyl-CoA desaturase b: MTDTVRESVQTRQRKTEEMADEMAVDDALDSESYQENKGPSPATQIVWRNVILMALLHFGAVYGLFIITSASALTLIWTAACFMMSALGITAGAHRLWSHRSYKAKLPLRVFLALANSMAFQNDIYEWARDHRAHHKFSETNADPHNATRGFFFAHIGWLLVRKHPDVMEKGSKLDLSDLKADGVVMLQRRHYKLSILVMCFLVPMLVPWYMWGESLWVGYFIPGLLRYAVVLNATWLVNSAAHMWGMRPYDNNINPRENRFVAFSAVGEGFHNYHHTFPYDYAASEFGSRLNITKSFIDLMCFFGLAMDRKKVAHDTIMARVQRTGDGSHKSG; encoded by the exons ATGACTGACACAGTGAGGGAGTCTGTCCAGACTAGGCAACGCAAAACCGAAGAAATGGCCGATGAGATGGCGGTAGACGATGCCTTGGATTCGGAGTCTTACCAGGAGAATAAGGGCCCGAGTCCCGCCACACAGATAGTGTGGAGAAACGTTATTCTGATGGCTTTGCTGCACTTCggagctgtttacggactcttCATAATCACATCTGCCTCTGCCTTAACCCTGATATGGA CGGCTGCGTGTTTCATGATGAGTGCCCTGGGGATAACAGCAGGGGCTCATAGACTCTGGAGCCACAGGTCCTACAAAGCCAAGCTGCCATTAAGAGTCTTTCTGGCCCTTGCAAACTCCATGGCTTTTCAG AATGATATCTATGAGTGGGCtagagaccaccgcgcccaccATAAGTTTTCAGAGACCAATGCAGACCCTCACAATGCCACGAGAGGATTCTTCTTTGCCCACATTGGCTGGCTGCTGGTTCGTAAGCACCCAGATGTCATGGAGAAAGGAAGCAAACTGGACCTTAGTGACCTCAAAGCAGATGGAGTTGTGATGTTGCAAAGAAG GCACTATAAGCTGTCTATactggtgatgtgcttccttgtcCCCATGCTCGTGCCCTGGTACATGTGGGGGGAGAGCTTGTGGGTGGGATACTTCATCCCAGGCCTGCTGAGGTACGCTGTGGTCCTTAACGCCACCTGGCTGGTCAACAGTGCGGCACACATGTGGGGCATGAGGCCTTACGACAACAACATTAACCCCAGAGAGAACAGATTTGTGGCCTTCAGTGCAGTAG ggGAGGGCTTCCACAACTACCACCACACCTTCCCTTATGACTACGCCGCCAGCGAGTTTGGCAGCCGGCTGAACATCACAAAGTCCTTTATTGATCTCATGTGTTTCTTTGGCCTGGCCATGGATCGCAAGAAGGTGGCTCATGACACCATCATGGCCCGGGTACAGCGCACTGGTGATGGTAGTCATAAAAGTGGCTAA
- the wnt8b gene encoding protein Wnt-8b, with amino-acid sequence MRFMLLQAYLIYSSSVAAGAQSGIEECKYQFAWDRWNCPERALQLSTHSGLRSANRETAFVHAISSAGVMYTLTRNCSLGDFDNCGCDDTRNGQRGGQGWLWGGCSDNVGFGEAISKQFVDALETGQDARAAMNLHNNEAGRKAVKGTMQRTCKCHGVSGSCTTQTCWLQLPEFREVGNYLKEKYHRAIKVDLLRGAGNSAASRGAIAETFSSISRKELVHLEDSPDYCVENRTLGLPGTEGRECLKKGKNLSKWEKRSCKRLCSDCGLAVEERIAETVSSCNCKFHWCCAVKCEQCRKTVTKYYCVKKNKRVKNDSASRRKSLRLRKKH; translated from the exons ATGAGGTTTATGCTTTTGCAGGCCTACCTGATCTACTCAAGCAGTGTGGCTGCGGGGGCTCAGAGTGGGATTGAAGAATGCAAATATCAATTTGCCTGGGACCGCTGGAACTGTCCTGAACGGGCCCTGCAGCTCTCCACTCACAGTGGGCTCAGGAGTG CAAACCGGGAGACGGCTTTTGTCCATGCCATCAGCTCGGCCGGGGTAATGTACACCCTCACAAGAAACTGCAGCCTTGGTGACTTTGACAACTGTGGTTGTGATGATACAAGAAATGGCCAGCGAG GTGGCCAGGGCTGGCTGTGGGGAGGCTGCAGTGACAATGTGGGCTTTGGAGAGGCCATCTCCAAGCAGTTTGTGGATGCACTAGAAACCGGGCAAGACGCACGAGCTGCCATGAACCTGCACAACAATGAAGCAGGGCGCAAG gcGGTGAAAGGAACCATGCAGAGAACATGTAAGTGCCATGGCGTATCCGGCAGCTGCACCACTCAGACGTGCTGGCTTCAGTTGCCCGAGTTTCGGGAAGTGGGCAACTACCTGAAGGAGAAGTACCACCGTGCCATTAAGGTGGACCTCCTGCGAGGTGCGGGCAACAGTGCAGCCAGCCGCGGGGCAATCGCTGAAACCTTCAGCTCCATCTCTCGCAAAGAGCTGGTGCACCTGGAAGACTCCCCTGATTACTGTGTGGAAAACCGTACTCTGGGCCTACCAGGCACTGAAGGTCGTGAGTGCTTGAAGAAGGGCAAGAACCTGAGCAAGTGGGAGAAGCGCAGCTGTAAGCGTCTCTGCAGCGACTGCGGACTGGCCGTGGAGGAACGCATTGCAGAGACAGTGTCCAGCTGCAACTGCAAGTTCCACTGGTGTTGTGCTGTAAAATGTGAGCAGTGCCGTAAGACTGTCACAAAGTACTACTGCGTAAAGAAGAACAAGCGGGTTAAGAACGACAGTGCGAGCCGAAGGAAAAGCCTTCGCCTCAGGAAGAAGCACTAA
- the LOC140554739 gene encoding DNA damage-inducible transcript 4 protein-like produces MNCSAPESGVSKRLSWGRVMQKLVELNHVDDTKPIAISHERQSGYLPVISTEDPFEEALCAETVDNLSEILGDASATTLGWSRLLVPHQLLEHIGQELLHLAAGEPCGLRGALIDLCVENGKSYQSIGQLAVDPSTVPTFHLTFLLRPDLGGLWPKFTMKLSNSVRLSSGFTVAKKKLYSSSEVYIEEL; encoded by the exons ATGAACTGCTCAGCGCCAGAATCCGGGGTTTCCAAACGCCTGTCATGGGGAAGAGTGATGCAGAAACTTGTCGAGTTGAACCACGTCGATGACACAAAACCAATCGCCATCTCTCATGAAAGACAATCAG ggTATTTACCAGTGATTTCAACAGAAGACCCTTTCGAAGAGGCACTGTGTGCTGAGACTGTGGATAATCTGTCTGAAATTCTTGGGGACGCCAGCGCCACAACCCTAGGATGGTCTAGGCTTCTGGTTCCCCATCAGTTACTGGAGCACATCGGACAGGAGCTCCTCCACCTGGCAGCTGGGGAACCCTGCGGTCTGAGAGGAGCTCTAATTGACTTGTGTGTCGAGAATGGAAAGTCCTATCAAAGCATTGGACAGCTAGCTGTGGACCCCTCTACTGTGCCAACTTTTCATCTCACATTTTTGCTGCGGCCAGATCTTGGTGGACTGTGGCCAAAGTTTACAATGAAGCTTAGTAACTCAGTCAGACTGAGCAGTGGCTTCACTGTGGCCAAAAAGAAGCTTTACAGCTCAAGTGAAGTATACATAGAAGAATTATGA